The Niastella koreensis GR20-10 genome includes a window with the following:
- a CDS encoding (4Fe-4S)-binding protein, which translates to MEYKLQKPVQGTIGTTKYQHVIEWRNGQFIADEPEKQGGQDTGPDPYTLLLSSLASCTLVTLRMYIDRKGWDIPVIKVNVNMWQTKENDILTTYLDRDVVLPEGTDPEQKNRLLEIAAQCPVSKILEGNIKVRSYVYHDEDVDKKIKYTNGDITVVWKPELCKHSGRCVTQLPKVFNLKTKPWVTITGADSETIKAQVDKCPTGALSWFKNDDTTENTPS; encoded by the coding sequence ATGGAATATAAATTGCAAAAACCGGTTCAGGGCACCATCGGCACCACCAAATACCAGCATGTTATTGAGTGGCGCAATGGCCAGTTCATTGCCGATGAACCGGAAAAACAAGGCGGCCAGGACACCGGCCCCGATCCTTATACCCTATTATTGTCATCACTGGCCAGTTGTACCCTGGTGACCCTGCGCATGTATATCGATAGAAAAGGCTGGGACATTCCGGTAATTAAAGTGAATGTGAACATGTGGCAGACAAAGGAAAACGACATCCTGACCACTTACCTCGACCGCGATGTAGTGCTACCCGAAGGAACCGATCCAGAGCAAAAGAACAGGCTGCTGGAAATTGCGGCGCAATGCCCCGTTTCGAAAATATTGGAAGGGAACATCAAAGTGCGCAGCTATGTGTATCACGATGAGGATGTTGATAAGAAGATCAAATACACCAACGGCGATATTACCGTGGTTTGGAAACCCGAGCTCTGCAAACACTCCGGCCGCTGCGTAACCCAATTACCCAAGGTGTTCAACCTGAAAACAAAACCCTGGGTCACCATCACCGGCGCCGATTCCGAAACAATAAAAGCGCAGGTAGATAAATGCCCTACCGGCGCGTTGAGTTGGTTTAAGAATGATGATACTACTGAAAATACTCCTTCTTAA
- a CDS encoding right-handed parallel beta-helix repeat-containing protein, with amino-acid sequence MKKLYAAAALCLLLTGFATPAFSKIYYVATNGNDTNAGAIGTPFLTIQRAQTSAAAGDTVYIRGGTYVMTTAQIAQYSGIWAYVTLLNKSGTSNNRIKYWNYPNEKPVFNYSGINPAGFRINAFEVTGSWIHIRGIEVVGVQVNITTHTQSECFENTGSNNIYEQLSMHDGKAIGFYLTKGGNNLILNCDAYNNWDNVSENKLGGNTDGFGCHPNNDLVGYTNNVFRGCRAWFNSDDGFDLINAFEAVTIENCWSFYNGYSTSFASLGDGNGFKGGGFGVTDFSNLPATIPRHNIRFCLAVRNKSAGFYANHHLGGNNWYNNSAYLNAVNYNMLNRSADHTTDVPGYDHNLKNNLGWGARSSEVSNLDNAASDVSFNYFTLPVTVNSSDFLSTDQSLLTAARQADGSLPADNFMRLVTGSDCINKGTNIGFAYNGSAPDLGCFESSVTTATTLSEVITSHEVVTKLSVFPNPVGETFTARYLLTKPVKVNLGLYDATGSLVAVLLEQKQEAGTYTLPIEKNYLKTAGVYFLKLRMGDKTETVTLLR; translated from the coding sequence ATGAAAAAATTGTATGCTGCAGCGGCGCTCTGCCTGCTGCTGACCGGGTTTGCCACACCCGCTTTTAGTAAGATCTATTATGTTGCCACCAATGGCAACGATACCAATGCCGGCGCCATCGGTACTCCCTTCCTCACTATTCAACGGGCACAAACTTCCGCCGCAGCAGGCGATACGGTGTACATACGGGGAGGTACCTACGTAATGACCACCGCACAGATTGCCCAGTATTCCGGCATCTGGGCCTATGTTACCCTGCTTAATAAAAGCGGCACCAGCAACAACCGTATCAAATACTGGAACTATCCCAACGAAAAGCCGGTGTTTAATTATTCGGGCATCAATCCCGCGGGTTTTCGCATCAATGCCTTTGAGGTGACCGGTTCGTGGATCCATATCAGGGGGATTGAAGTGGTGGGCGTACAGGTAAATATTACCACGCATACCCAGAGTGAGTGCTTTGAGAACACGGGCAGCAATAACATTTATGAACAACTGAGTATGCACGATGGGAAGGCTATTGGGTTTTATTTAACCAAAGGAGGAAACAACCTGATCCTGAATTGCGATGCCTATAACAACTGGGACAATGTTTCTGAAAACAAGCTGGGCGGCAATACAGACGGATTTGGCTGTCACCCCAACAACGACCTGGTAGGGTACACCAATAATGTGTTCAGGGGCTGCCGGGCCTGGTTTAACAGTGACGATGGCTTTGATTTAATCAACGCTTTTGAAGCGGTGACCATCGAAAACTGCTGGAGCTTTTACAATGGGTATTCTACTTCCTTTGCCAGTTTGGGGGATGGGAATGGCTTTAAAGGAGGCGGTTTTGGCGTTACCGATTTCAGTAACCTGCCGGCTACTATTCCCCGTCACAATATTCGTTTTTGTTTAGCCGTGCGGAACAAATCAGCGGGTTTTTATGCCAATCACCACCTGGGCGGCAACAACTGGTATAATAACTCGGCGTATTTGAATGCCGTAAATTACAATATGCTGAACCGGAGCGCCGATCATACGACTGATGTTCCGGGTTATGATCATAACCTGAAGAACAACCTGGGCTGGGGCGCCCGCAGTTCCGAGGTGAGCAACCTGGATAATGCTGCCAGCGATGTGAGTTTTAATTATTTTACGTTACCGGTAACCGTGAACAGTTCAGATTTTCTGAGTACAGATCAAAGTCTGCTTACGGCAGCCCGCCAGGCAGATGGCAGTTTGCCTGCCGATAATTTTATGCGGCTGGTCACCGGAAGTGATTGTATCAATAAAGGCACTAATATCGGTTTTGCATATAATGGTTCGGCGCCCGACCTGGGATGTTTTGAATCATCGGTAACAACAGCCACTACCTTATCGGAAGTTATAACATCCCATGAAGTAGTTACGAAATTATCTGTTTTTCCCAATCCGGTAGGGGAGACTTTTACTGCCAGGTATCTGCTCACCAAACCGGTTAAGGTGAACCTGGGTTTGTATGATGCAACCGGTTCATTGGTGGCGGTACTGCTGGAGCAAAAACAGGAAGCCGGTACCTACACTTTACCCATTGAGAAAAACTATTTAAAAACAGCAGGCGTTTATTTTCTTAAGCTGCGCATGGGTGATAAAACGGAAACGGTAACGTTGTTGAGGTAG
- a CDS encoding ankyrin repeat domain-containing protein, which yields MKKALLLPVLVCMLLLGSCARFDNDLFDSINKNDIGSVDHMLRMGKVDVNKKDAEGRTPLLVAAALGEKDMVHLLITNGAHVEDKDKSGETALSIAAMKGHTEAAHVLVENKANVNTVNKDEVTPLMYAANHGFHDIVSLLLNNDAKVNIESREKLTPLVYACNNNHKEIASLLITHDADVNFLMHDSETILMTLAAKGYADLARLLIDNGAQVNTQTTYKATALMAACRNRHPEVVKVLLAANADPNIKDENGETALDHAKRAGDQESVALLQKALLR from the coding sequence ATGAAAAAGGCATTATTATTACCTGTATTGGTTTGCATGCTGCTTTTAGGCAGTTGCGCCAGGTTCGATAACGATCTGTTTGACTCCATCAACAAGAATGATATTGGCAGTGTAGACCATATGCTGAGAATGGGCAAGGTTGATGTGAATAAGAAAGATGCGGAAGGCCGCACCCCTTTATTGGTGGCCGCCGCCCTGGGCGAAAAAGACATGGTGCATTTGCTGATAACCAATGGCGCACATGTGGAAGACAAAGACAAATCCGGTGAAACGGCTCTGTCTATTGCTGCTATGAAAGGGCACACCGAAGCCGCTCATGTGCTGGTGGAAAATAAGGCAAACGTAAATACCGTAAACAAGGATGAGGTTACCCCGCTGATGTATGCCGCCAACCATGGCTTTCATGACATTGTTTCGCTGTTATTAAACAACGATGCGAAGGTTAATATAGAAAGCAGGGAAAAACTAACCCCGCTTGTATATGCCTGTAACAATAATCATAAAGAGATTGCCAGCCTGCTGATAACGCATGATGCCGATGTGAATTTCCTGATGCATGATAGTGAAACCATCTTAATGACGCTTGCAGCGAAAGGCTATGCAGACCTGGCCCGGTTGTTAATTGATAATGGTGCGCAGGTAAATACGCAAACCACTTATAAAGCCACCGCATTAATGGCTGCCTGCCGTAACCGCCATCCCGAGGTAGTAAAAGTATTGCTGGCTGCCAATGCCGATCCAAACATCAAGGATGAAAATGGAGAGACCGCGTTGGATCATGCTAAAAGGGCAGGAGACCAGGAGAGTGTGGCGTTGTTGCAAAAGGCCCTTCTGCGCTAA
- a CDS encoding right-handed parallel beta-helix repeat-containing protein has translation MKKNLSALAALVILFAGCAKNHELPSDPSDRSASAETSTTVTTESALKTAIANAKAGDIITVSGTIKLTSTLQLLNSGTSSSKINFTGGTLDCSGQPSGSWGVKCNGSYWNITNMVIKNAPDAGLVFQTGGNNYCNNVTTTGNHDTGLQVYNSAHDDYILSCKSNENYDPANGGENADGFACKLSGGANNKFQSCVSNHNSDDGWDLYGQPSTVTITGCTASNNGYGTDGDGNGFKLGSAGQSVPHTVTNCTATNNKAWGYDGNGNTGHITITGSGGSGNGSGLMTRIY, from the coding sequence ATGAAAAAAAATCTCAGCGCCCTGGCGGCGCTAGTTATCCTTTTTGCCGGTTGCGCAAAAAACCACGAACTGCCATCAGATCCATCAGACCGCTCCGCCTCTGCTGAAACAAGCACTACCGTTACAACCGAATCGGCTTTAAAAACAGCCATCGCCAATGCGAAAGCCGGTGATATTATTACGGTTAGCGGTACTATTAAGCTAACATCTACCCTGCAATTGCTCAACAGCGGCACCTCCAGCTCCAAGATCAACTTTACAGGAGGCACCCTCGATTGCTCCGGCCAGCCAAGCGGCAGCTGGGGTGTAAAATGCAATGGCAGCTACTGGAACATCACCAATATGGTGATCAAGAATGCGCCCGATGCCGGCCTGGTATTCCAGACTGGCGGTAACAACTACTGTAATAATGTTACCACTACCGGTAATCACGACACCGGTTTGCAGGTGTATAACAGTGCTCACGACGACTACATTCTTTCCTGCAAATCGAATGAGAACTACGATCCAGCCAATGGTGGTGAAAATGCCGATGGCTTTGCCTGTAAATTATCAGGCGGCGCCAACAACAAGTTCCAAAGCTGCGTAAGCAACCACAACTCCGATGATGGCTGGGACCTGTACGGCCAACCTTCCACCGTTACCATTACCGGTTGCACTGCCTCTAACAATGGCTATGGCACCGATGGCGATGGCAATGGTTTCAAACTGGGCAGCGCCGGACAAAGCGTACCCCATACCGTTACCAATTGCACAGCTACCAACAACAAAGCCTGGGGCTACGATGGCAATGGCAATACCGGCCATATAACTATCACTGGAAGTGGTGGCTCGGGAAATGGTTCCGGATTGATGACGAGAATTTATTAA
- a CDS encoding DinB family protein, giving the protein MTTQYMAPATPTDTAIAYLMKNYANYNLWANTTLVRWLKSKPAAELEQEVASSFPSIKLTLLHIWQTERYWLSIIKKQDQQPYSEFTGTLQDVFDVLLKTSGELATHISTMTDETVQERTFIESPWFSCDFRNFEYIVQVANHSTYHRGQVITIGRNLGYTDAPMTDYNLYNIDGKEF; this is encoded by the coding sequence ATGACAACCCAATACATGGCCCCGGCCACCCCAACAGACACAGCAATAGCCTATTTAATGAAGAACTATGCGAATTATAACCTGTGGGCCAACACCACCCTGGTAAGATGGCTGAAAAGCAAACCCGCCGCCGAACTGGAACAGGAAGTGGCCAGCAGCTTTCCCAGTATAAAGCTGACGCTGCTGCACATCTGGCAAACAGAACGTTACTGGCTCTCCATAATCAAAAAGCAGGACCAGCAGCCCTACAGCGAATTCACCGGCACCCTGCAGGATGTATTTGACGTCCTGTTGAAAACATCCGGTGAACTGGCTACCCACATCAGTACCATGACCGATGAAACCGTACAGGAAAGGACCTTTATTGAAAGCCCCTGGTTCAGCTGCGACTTCAGGAATTTTGAATACATCGTACAGGTGGCCAACCACAGCACCTATCACCGGGGCCAGGTAATAACCATAGGCAGAAACCTGGGCTACACCGATGCGCCTATGACTGATTATAATTTATATAATATAGATGGGAAGGAGTTCTGA
- a CDS encoding mannose-1-phosphate guanylyltransferase, with translation MQRSTYVVIMAGGIGSRFWPVSRTDYPKQFLDILGTGETLIQQTFRRFERLAPLENIYVVTSTDYTGIVEKQLPLMPKENILSEPDRKNTAPCIAYASFKILQRDANASIIVAPADHLILDQQEFEAVCTKGLDFVETHEALLTIGIKPSYPNTGYGYIQFNKEAGKDGVHRVITFTEKPDAQRAANFVSSGEYLWNSGIFVWKARSIINAIEKYLGDLYQLFKEKQNWLGTSFEKLMIADIYAVCENVSIDVAVMEKANNVYIIPASFRWSDLGTWNSAWENMGKDVRNNAVAGNSVLTIDTTQCVVHASNEKLVVLQGLHNYIVVDTKDALLICQKEKEQDIKQYVNEVKKLKGERYLYSVKNNIKPAPAGVEQIS, from the coding sequence ATGCAACGATCGACTTATGTGGTAATTATGGCTGGTGGTATAGGCTCCCGTTTTTGGCCGGTAAGCAGAACAGATTATCCCAAACAATTTCTTGATATCCTGGGTACCGGAGAAACACTGATCCAGCAAACATTCCGCCGGTTTGAGCGGCTGGCGCCACTGGAAAATATTTATGTAGTTACTTCCACAGATTATACCGGTATTGTAGAGAAGCAATTACCGCTGATGCCTAAGGAAAATATCTTAAGTGAGCCCGACAGAAAAAATACGGCTCCCTGTATAGCGTACGCTTCCTTTAAAATATTGCAAAGAGACGCCAACGCTTCAATTATCGTAGCGCCGGCCGATCACCTGATCCTCGATCAGCAGGAGTTTGAAGCTGTTTGTACAAAAGGATTGGATTTTGTTGAAACACATGAAGCACTCCTAACTATTGGAATTAAGCCATCTTACCCAAATACTGGGTATGGATATATACAGTTCAACAAAGAGGCAGGTAAAGATGGGGTTCACCGGGTAATTACGTTCACTGAGAAACCGGATGCGCAACGCGCGGCAAATTTTGTAAGTAGTGGGGAATACCTGTGGAACTCAGGCATTTTTGTGTGGAAGGCCAGATCAATTATAAATGCAATTGAAAAATATCTCGGCGATCTGTATCAGCTATTTAAAGAAAAACAAAACTGGCTTGGAACAAGTTTTGAGAAGTTAATGATCGCTGATATCTATGCAGTGTGCGAAAATGTGTCGATCGATGTTGCTGTAATGGAAAAGGCAAACAACGTATACATCATCCCGGCATCGTTCAGATGGAGTGATTTGGGCACCTGGAACAGTGCATGGGAAAACATGGGTAAAGATGTACGTAATAACGCGGTGGCCGGCAATAGTGTACTGACAATAGATACTACCCAATGTGTGGTACATGCGTCGAACGAAAAACTGGTAGTGTTACAGGGCCTGCATAATTATATAGTAGTTGATACAAAGGATGCGCTGTTGATATGCCAGAAAGAAAAAGAGCAGGATATAAAGCAATACGTGAATGAGGTAAAGAAGTTGAAAGGAGAACGCTACTTATATTCTGTTAAGAACAATATAAAACCGGCACCCGCAGGAGTTGAACAGATTTCTTAA
- a CDS encoding polysaccharide biosynthesis/export family protein, with protein sequence MGYRNITQPFTWRALHSFWLLLIILVSASCTNTRKATYFSGQQTGTFQPPAMPKPIIQNNDLLSITVSSLNPEASAVFNTPGGANNTNSSNAQPTATTTTATGYLVDGEGNIQFPFLGTVKAVGMTKEELKDKLTKSLVDKKLLVDPIITVRFLNFKVTVLGEVAHPTVVTVPSESITLLEALGLAGDLTIYAQRDNVLVIRDEDGKKVTHRLNLNNTELFSSPYYYLKSNDVVYVEPNKAKVASTSRSQMWIPIILSALSLGVIVVDRVTR encoded by the coding sequence ATGGGTTATAGGAATATAACGCAGCCATTCACGTGGCGTGCACTACACAGTTTTTGGCTTTTATTAATCATCCTGGTGAGTGCTTCGTGCACCAATACCAGGAAGGCCACTTATTTCTCTGGCCAGCAAACGGGTACATTTCAACCCCCCGCCATGCCCAAACCAATAATACAAAACAACGACCTGTTAAGTATAACAGTAAGCAGTTTGAACCCTGAAGCATCCGCAGTATTCAATACACCGGGAGGGGCTAATAATACTAATAGTAGTAATGCTCAGCCAACTGCTACCACTACAACGGCAACCGGATACTTGGTGGATGGAGAAGGCAATATTCAATTTCCTTTTTTAGGAACTGTTAAAGCGGTTGGGATGACAAAAGAGGAGTTGAAAGATAAACTTACCAAATCGCTGGTTGATAAAAAGCTGTTGGTGGACCCCATTATCACAGTTCGCTTCCTAAACTTTAAAGTTACCGTACTCGGTGAAGTAGCGCATCCTACGGTGGTAACAGTTCCCAGTGAAAGTATCACGCTGCTGGAAGCACTGGGGCTGGCAGGTGATTTGACTATTTATGCGCAACGAGACAATGTATTGGTGATCCGGGATGAAGATGGTAAAAAAGTTACCCATCGTTTAAACCTTAATAATACAGAATTATTTTCTTCCCCATACTATTACCTGAAGTCGAATGACGTGGTGTATGTGGAACCAAATAAAGCAAAGGTGGCCAGCACCAGCCGTTCGCAAATGTGGATCCCAATCATATTAAGTGCCTTATCGTTAGGAGTAATAGTAGTAGATCGCGTAACAAGATAA